The following nucleotide sequence is from Thermus antranikianii DSM 12462.
GAGAGGGATACTTGCTGGGGCTACTCCAGGTGGAGGAGCTCCTCCCCCACCCCGAAAACATCCCCTTCTCCGATGTGGAGGCCCTGCAGCTTTTCGGGGAGTGGGTAAATGGGGAGTTTTTGGAGGATATCTACCGGCGCTACCAGAAAACGCCAGTAAAAGCGGTTATGCGCACGGATATCCCCCGCCTGCATCCCGAGGATCCGGTGGGAAAGGCTTTGGAAACCCTCCTCACCAGCGAGGTACGCCACCTGCCGGTGGTGGATCAAAGCAATAGGGTGGTGGGCATCCTCACCCGGAGCGACTTCCTCAAGCTCATCCTAAGGAGGCGGTGATGCACGGAGCTGGGCACATCCTCGAGGTCTTCTACCTCATCCTGGCCGCCCAGGTCATGGCCTTCCTCTTCAAGCGCCTGAACCAACCCGTGGTTATCGGGGAGGTGCTGGCCGGCATCCTGGTGGGCCCTGCCCTCCTAGGTTGGGTGCACGAGGGAGAGATCCTGGAGTTCATCGCCGAGCTCGGGGCCATCTTCCTCCTCTTCATGGTGGGCTTGGAAACCCGGCTCAGGGATATCCTGGCCGTGGGCAAGGAAGCCTTCTTGGTGGCGGTTTTGGGGGTGGCCTTCCCCTTTCTTGGAGGCTACCTTTTTGGCCTGCAAATTGGCTTCGCCACCCTGCCCTCCCTGTTCCTGGGCACCGCCCTGGTGGCCACCAGCGTGGGGATCACCGCCAGGGTGTTGCAGGAACTCGGGGTGCTTTCCCGCCCCTACGCCCGCATTATCCTGGGAGCTGCGGTCATCGACGACGTGCTGGGTCTCATCGTCCTGGCGGTGGTGAACGGGGTAGCCAAAACAGGGCAGGTGGAAACAGGGGCTATCCTGCAGCTCATCCTCCTTTCCGTGGCCTTCGTGGGCCTGGCGGTGGCCCTTTCGCCCCTTTTCGCCCGCTTGCCCTTAGAAAAACTCCCTGTGGGTAGCCCTGTGGGCTTCGCCCTGGCCCTGGGCATCGGGATGGCTGCCCTGGCGGCCTCCATCGGCCTTGCCCCTATCGTGGGTGCATTCCTCGGAGGGATGCTCCTTTCAGAGGTGCGGGAGAAGTACCGGCTGGAAGAACCCGTGTTCGCCATAGAAAGCTTCCTGGCTCCCCTCTTCTTCGCCATGGTGGGGGTGCGGCTGGAACTCGCCGCCCTCATCTCCCCTGCCACCTTGGTGGCGGGGACCGTGGTCACGGTGATCGCCATCCTGGGCAAGGTCCTGGGGGGGTTCCTGGGCTCCTTGACCCAAGGGGTACGTTCTGCCCTCACCGTGGGAGTGGGCATGGCCCCTCGAGGGGAGGTGGGGTTGATCGTGGCTGCCTTGGGACTTGCGGCGGGAGCCGTCAACGAGGAGGAGTACGCCATCGTCCTCTTCATGGTGGTCTTCACCACCCTCTTCGCCCCCTTCGCCCTCAAGCCCCTTATCGCCTGGACGGAAAAGGGGCTTCGCCAGGCTAAGGAATAGCCCGGTAGGCCGCGTAGGCGGAAAGCAC
It contains:
- a CDS encoding HPP family protein, whose product is MKVAELMTPNPDTIGPEATLEEAARRILEKRYGSLPVVDREGYLLGLLQVEELLPHPENIPFSDVEALQLFGEWVNGEFLEDIYRRYQKTPVKAVMRTDIPRLHPEDPVGKALETLLTSEVRHLPVVDQSNRVVGILTRSDFLKLILRRR
- a CDS encoding cation:proton antiporter: MHGAGHILEVFYLILAAQVMAFLFKRLNQPVVIGEVLAGILVGPALLGWVHEGEILEFIAELGAIFLLFMVGLETRLRDILAVGKEAFLVAVLGVAFPFLGGYLFGLQIGFATLPSLFLGTALVATSVGITARVLQELGVLSRPYARIILGAAVIDDVLGLIVLAVVNGVAKTGQVETGAILQLILLSVAFVGLAVALSPLFARLPLEKLPVGSPVGFALALGIGMAALAASIGLAPIVGAFLGGMLLSEVREKYRLEEPVFAIESFLAPLFFAMVGVRLELAALISPATLVAGTVVTVIAILGKVLGGFLGSLTQGVRSALTVGVGMAPRGEVGLIVAALGLAAGAVNEEEYAIVLFMVVFTTLFAPFALKPLIAWTEKGLRQAKE